One segment of Castanea sativa cultivar Marrone di Chiusa Pesio chromosome 3, ASM4071231v1 DNA contains the following:
- the LOC142629204 gene encoding putative xyloglucan 6-xylosyltransferase 3 has translation MILKTLKHPNSLSPPDTKYQSLIFFFFFSFNKHTTSNHCWHSLMQRMVQEAGSSSSNGCFPYIARVFQIKKTFYALLNVTILCGCITILLLRGTIGIRNPSFTYNLGPKISNWDQERSNWLKKNPEFPNYVNGKAQVLLVTGSPPGPCDAPIGDHYLLKFIKNKIDYCRIHGIDIMYNMAILDEELAGYWAKLPLIRRLMLSHPEVEWIWWLDSDAMFTDMIFELPLSKYNNSNLVVHGYLELFNQKSWIALNTGSFLLRNCQWSLDLLDAWAQMGPKGPIRDEAGKVLTAKLKGRPAFEADDQSALIYLLSSKKGQWMDKVFLENSYYLHGYWVGLVDRYEKMMEKFHPGFGDERWPFVTHFVGCKPCGSYADYAIEKCFRSMERAFNFADNQVLKLYGFEHRGLLSPGLKRIRNETTRPLEFVDQIDIRRFVLGRNSGSK, from the exons ATGATACTAAAAACTTTGAAACACCCCAACAGTCTTTCTCCACCAGATACAAAGTACCAATctctaatcttcttcttcttcttct CTTTTAACAAACACACTACTTCAAACCATTGTTGGCACTCACTTATGCAGAGAATGGTCCAAGAAGCTGGCTCCAGCAGCAGCAATGGATGTTTTCCTTATATAGCTCGTGTCTTTCAGATCAAGAAGACCTTCTACGCTCTCCTCAACGTCACCATCCTCTGTGGCTGCATAACCATCCTACTCCTTCGTGGAACCATTGGCATTAGGAACCCCAGCTTCACTTACAATCTAGGTCCCAAAATCTCCAACTGGGACCAAGAGAGAAGCAATTGGCTCAAGAAAAACCCTGAGTTTCCCAACTATGTGAATGGCAAAGCTCAGGTTTTGTTGGTAACTGGGTCACCTCCAGGACCTTGTGATGCTCCTATAGGTGATCACTATCTTTTGAAGTTCATAAAGAATAAGATTGACTATTGTAGAATCCATGGCATTGATATTATGTATAATATGGCTATTTTGGACGAGGAGCTTGCTGGGTACTGGGCTAAATTGCCGTTGATTCGAAGGTTGATGCTGTCACATCCTGAGGTTGAGTGGATATGGTGGCTGGACAGTGATGCGATGTTTACTGATATGATATTTGAGCTTCCACTTTCCAAGTACAACAATTCTAACTTGGTTGTTCATGGTTATCTTGAGTTGTTTAACCAAAAGTCATGGATCGCATTGAACACTGGGAGTTTTCTGTTGAGGAATTGTCAATGGTCTTTGGATTTGCTTGATGCTTGGGCTCAAATGGGGCCAAAGGGGCCTATTCGCGATGAGGCAGGGAAGGTTCTGACTGCTAAGTTGAAAGGAAGGCCAGCATTTGAGGCTGATGATCAATCTGCATTGATATATTTGCTAAGTTCAAAGAAGGGTCAGTGGATGGACAAGGTGTTTTTGGAGAACTCATACTACTTGCATGGTTATTGGGTGGGATTGGTGGATAGGTATGAGAAAATGATGGAGAAGTTTCATCCGGGATTTGGTGATGAGAGGTGGCCATTTGTGACACACTTTGTGGGTTGCAAGCCTTGTGGAAGCTATGCTGATTATGCAATTGAGAAGTGCTTCCGAAGCATGGAGAGGGCATTCAATTTTGCAGATAATCAAGTGCTCAAGTTATATGGGTTTGAGCATAGAGGGTTGTTGAGTCCTGGTCTCAAGAGGATCAGGAATGAGACAACTAGGCCTCTGGAGTTTGTAGACCAGATTGACATAAGGCGTTTTGTGCTTGGACGTAATAGCGGATCAAAATGA